The following proteins come from a genomic window of Excalfactoria chinensis isolate bCotChi1 chromosome 6, bCotChi1.hap2, whole genome shotgun sequence:
- the EXOSC3 gene encoding exosome complex component RRP40, with translation MAGGGGVPAASPVGQVVLPGDVLLLPEHGEQDLEKLPLGTSAAPRGRLLCGPGLRRCAGGLMVTKCGLLRHRQAGGGAAAAGGAYWVDSQQKRYVPVKGDHVIGIVTGKVGDVFRLDVGGSEQASLSYLAFEGATKRNRPNVQVGDLIYGQFLVANKDMEPEMVCIDSSGRASGMGVIGQDGFLFKVSLGLIRKLLAPKCEIIQELSQLYPFELVLGMNGRIWVKAKTVQQTLIIVNILEACEHMTAEQRKQALAKLSGN, from the exons ATGGCGGGCGGAGGCGGCGTGCCGGCGGCGTCCCCCGTGGGGCAAGTGGTGTTGCCCGGcgatgtgctgctgctgcccgagCACGGCGAGCAGGACCTCGAGAAGCTGCCGCTCGGCACCAGCGCGGCCCCGCGGGGGAGGCTGCTTTGCGGGCCGGGCCTGCGGCGTTGTGCGGGCGGGCTGATGGTGACCAAGTGCGGGCTGCTGCGGCACCGGCAggcgggcggcggagcggcggcggcgggcggcgccTACTGGGTGGACTCGCAGCAGAAGCGG TACGTGCCGGTGAAAGGAGACCACGTTATCGGCATCGTGACGGGCAAGGTGGGAGACGTGTTCCGGCTGGACGTCGGTGGCAGCGAGCAGGCCTCGTTGTCCTACTTGGCCTTCGAAGGCGCGACCAAGAGGAACAGGCCCAACGTGCAG GTGGGAGACCTTATTTATGGTCAATTCCTTGTAGCAAATAAAGACATGGAACCAGAAATGGTCTGTATAGACAGCAGTGGAAGAGCAAGTGGAATGGGAGTGATTGGACAAGACGGCTTCCTCTTTAAAGTTTCCTTAGGTCTGATAAGAAA ACTCTTGGCTCCCAAATGTGAAATAATCCAGGAGCTGTCACAGCTGTACCCATTTGAGCTGGTGCTGGGAATGAATGGAAGAATATGggtaaaagcaaaaacagttcAACAGACTTTAATTATAGTCAATATTTTAGAAGCTTGTGAGCATatgactgcagagcagaggaaacaaGCGCTTGCCAAACTGTCAGGGAATTGA